In Kutzneria kofuensis, the DNA window CCCGGTGCCAGTCGCCGCACAGCAGGTACGCCGTCGCCCGCAGGGCATGCGCCCGCGCCGCGAAGTACTCGCTGAAGTCGTCGTCCCTGGCCACCGGAGCCGAGTATGCCATCGAAAACCGCGTGCAACCCGGCGGCGTCCCCACCGCATACCTATCCCCGAACGGGGCGCCGACCGGCGGCGTCCGCCTGCCCACCGGACGACAATTGCGCACAGAACTCATCACAGCCGCCGAGAGGACCCCGCTGGTCGAGCGGCTGGCCCGGCACGCCCTCGCGCCCGCGGGCGTCTACCTGGCGGTCCGCCTCACCGGCGTGGCGATCCTGGGGGTGCTCGCCGCCGTGCACGACCGGTCCCTGCTGGACGTGCTCAAGGCCTGGGACGGCGACTGGTACCTGTCGATCGCCCGCGACGGCTACGCCACCACGGGCTTCGGCAAGGTGGACGCGGCCGGGAACTTCACGCCGGACACCACGCTGGCGTTCTTCCCCGGCTACCCGCTGGTGGTCGGCATGCTCGGCCGGCTGACGGACACCGCGTTACCCCTGGTCGGGGTGGCCGCCAGCCTGATCGCCGGGCTGTTCGCCGCCTACGGCATTGCGCGGTTGCCCGACGACCGCAAAGTGGGCCTGATCACGGTCGCGTTGTTCGCGGCGACGCCGATGGCGGTCACGCTGTCCATGGTGTACTCGGAGGCGCTGTTCAGCGCGCTGGCCGCGTGGACACTGGTCGGCGTCATGGAACGCCGCTGGTGGCTGGCGGCTTCCTGTTGCGCGGCAGCGGGTCTGGTCCGGCCCAGCTCGGGCGTGCTGATCCTGATCGTGATCGTCGCCGTGATCATCTACGGCCGGACGCCGAAGGCGTGGGTCGCGGCGGCCGTCTGTCCGCTCGGGCTGGTCGGGTTCCTCGGCTGGGTCGCGAACCGCACCGGCAGCCTGACCGGCTGGTTCGCGGTGCAGAAGGCCGGCTGGGGCACGGCCTTCGACTTCGGCGCGAACACCTGGGAGTTCGTCCGGTACGTGCTGACCGGCGACACCTCCGTCATGGAGGCGGCGAACATGGTCGTCGTGTTGGGGGCCATCGTGTTGTGCGTGGTCGGGGTGCTGCGCAAACTGCCGTGGCCGCTCATCGCGTACGGGATCGGGTTGGTGGTGATGACCGCCGGGTCGAGCGGCGTGACCTACTCCAAGATGCGGCTGCTGGTCCCGGCGTTCACGCTGCTGATCCCGGTCGCGGTCGGGCTGGCCCGCCGCCGCAACGGCACCGTGCTGGCCGTTCTCATCGCATCGGCGCTGGTCAGCGGCTGGATCGGGGCGTACGCGCTGACCGGCTGGAAGTACGCCATCTGATCGAAAGGGCACCATCTCGCGTCCGGCGTGAACCGGTGCCGGGAACCGTCCGTGTATCCCGCGAACGGCTTCCGGAACGGCCGGAACCGCTTGTCACGCCTGGAGAATCCCGATGATCCGCCCGACTGTCGCGTCCGCCGCCGTTGTCGTGCTGGCTGCGGTCGCGGTGCTGACGGCCGGTTGCTCCACGGTCGTCGCCGGCACGGGCGCCGTCGAGCGCCCCGACCCGAACCAGGTCGCCGGCCTCGCCGTCACCACCGGTGACAGCGGCCCGCGGCCCGGCGTCGCCGACGCCGGCCTGCCCGTCGCCAACTCCGACGGCAGCGCGGTCGACAAGCTCGCCGCGAACGCCGTCGCGGACGTGCAGGCCTTCTGGGAGAAGGAACTTCCGGCCGATTTCGGCAAGGAGTTCGCGCCGGTCAAGGGGCTGGTCTCCTACGATTCGACCGGGCCGGCGCTCAAGGTGTGCAACTCCAGCACCGCCGGCCTGGTCAACGCCTTCTACTGCCAGGCCGACGACTCCGTGTCCTGGGATCGCGGGCAGTTGCTGCCGCGGCTCGACGACTCGTTCGGGCCGATGGCCGTGGTCGCCGTGCTGGCCCACGAACTCGGCCACGCCGTGCAGTTCCGGCTCGGCAGCGTCAACCAGGCCACGCCGACGATCGTCAAGGAGCAGCAGGCCGACTGCTATGCCGGCACGTTCTTCCGAAACGTCGCCGAGGGCCGGTCGCCGCACTTCCAGCTGTCCACCGGGCCCGGCCTGAACCAGATCCTGGCCACGCTGTTCTTCATCCGCGACAGCGCCGGCACCAGCGCGCAGGCCGACGGCGCGCACGGCGACGCGTTCGACCGGGTGACGGCCTTCCAGCTCGGCTTTTCCAACGGCGCCAAGCGATGCGCGCAGATCGACGTGCGCGAGGTGCAGAACCGGATCACCGAGCAGCAGTTCGCCCCGGACGACCGGGACCAGGGCCTGGGCAAGGGAAATCTTCGCGTCAGCGACCAGAGCGCCCTGCGGGACCTGCAGACCACGCTGCGGGCGGCCTTCCCGCGGAGCGACGCGCGGATCGTCGCCGGCCAACAGTCCTGTTCGGATGCCAAGACCACGTCACCGGCGGCGTATTGCCCCGGCACCAACACAATCTCACTCGACCTGACCAACCTGGTGCGGATCGGCACGCCGCCGCGTCAGGGCGCCAAGGGAGGCATCGGTGACTTCGCCGCTTTCGCCGAGATCGCGTCGCGGTTCGCACTCGCCGTCGAACACTCGACCGGCCACACCGTCGACGGTCCGTCGACCGGCCAGCTCACGGCG includes these proteins:
- a CDS encoding neutral zinc metallopeptidase — protein: MIRPTVASAAVVVLAAVAVLTAGCSTVVAGTGAVERPDPNQVAGLAVTTGDSGPRPGVADAGLPVANSDGSAVDKLAANAVADVQAFWEKELPADFGKEFAPVKGLVSYDSTGPALKVCNSSTAGLVNAFYCQADDSVSWDRGQLLPRLDDSFGPMAVVAVLAHELGHAVQFRLGSVNQATPTIVKEQQADCYAGTFFRNVAEGRSPHFQLSTGPGLNQILATLFFIRDSAGTSAQADGAHGDAFDRVTAFQLGFSNGAKRCAQIDVREVQNRITEQQFAPDDRDQGLGKGNLRVSDQSALRDLQTTLRAAFPRSDARIVAGQQSCSDAKTTSPAAYCPGTNTISLDLTNLVRIGTPPRQGAKGGIGDFAAFAEIASRFALAVEHSTGHTVDGPSTGQLTACLTGMWAGTITPGHQGALQLSPGDLDEAVAEMLMGSSLIAADVNGATVPSGFARVQAFRDGFTSAGPAICASKYGS